From a region of the Tiliqua scincoides isolate rTilSci1 chromosome 4, rTilSci1.hap2, whole genome shotgun sequence genome:
- the LYPLA1 gene encoding acyl-protein thioesterase 1, with translation MCGNNMSAPLPAMVPAARKATAAVIFLHGLGDTGHGWAEAFAGIRSPHVKYICPHAPVMPVSLNMNMAMPSWFDIFGLDPDAKEDEAGIKQAAENVKALVEQEIKNGIPSNRIILGGFSQGGALSLYTALTTHQKLAGVLALSCWLPLRTSFSEGTISSVNKYIPVLQCHGDRDPLVPLMFGSVTSDKLKTMLDPGNVTFKTYSGMMHSSCIEEMMDAKQFIDKHLPPLE, from the exons ATGTGTGGCAACAACATGTCCGCCCCGCTCCCCGCCATGGTCCCGGCTGCCAGGAAGGCCACCGCCGCG GTCATTTTTCTTCATGGATTAGGAGACACTGG ACATGGATGGGCAGAAGCTTTTGCGGGTATCAGAAGCCCACACGTAAAATACATCTGTCCACATGC ACCAGTCATGCCTGTTTCTCTAAATATGAACATGGCTATGCCTTCTTG GTTTGATATTTTTGGACTTGATCCAGATGCCAAGGAAGATGAAGCTGGGATCAAGCAAGCAGCAGAAAATG TGAAAGCACTTGTAGAACAAGAAATAAAGAATGGAATTCCTTCAAACAGAATAATTTTGGGAGGATTTTCTCAG GGAGGAGCTTTATCACTGTATACAGCGCTGACAACGCATCAGAAATTGGCGGGTGTTTTGGCACTCAGCTGTTGGCTTCCACTGAGGACCTCATTTTCAGAG ggTACCATCAGTTCTGTCAACAAATACATTCCCGTTCTCCAGTGCCATGGTGACCGTGATCCTCTGGTCCCACTAATGTTTGGTTCTGTCACCTCTGACAAGCTAAAAACTATGCTTGATCCTGGCAATGTAACTTTCAAGACTTATTCGGGCATGATGCATAGTTCATGTATTGAG GAAATGATGGATGCAAAGCAGTTTATTGACAAGCACCTACCTCCGCTTGAGTGA